The Rhipicephalus sanguineus isolate Rsan-2018 chromosome 10, BIME_Rsan_1.4, whole genome shotgun sequence genome segment ACCAAAATTCCATGTATTTTTATGCGCTGTATAACTCTCTCCACATGGACACGTACTTGTGCAACATTGTACGTTTGTTTCAGTTCCTGAGGTGTGAAAGGCTGACTGCCTGTAGAGAAAGGGGGCATGATCAGTACAGCACTTTTGCCTACCACACCTGCCAGTATTCCTGGGAAACCTTTGTCAGCAAGAATAACATCATTCTGACAAATTATGTCGAGGAATCCCGACTCCAGCACAATTTGTGTGTCTGAGCAACGTCCACCATAGGATTTAGACTTGAACACAATAAAGCCAGAGGGGGCGATTGCTACCAAAAATTTCAAGGTGAAGCCATTTTTGTACGTGGAGAACAGAACATGTTGTTGTCTGACTTCTGATGGCGTTTCTGTGCGCACTTCGGTACAGTCGACGATGACTGTGCACTCTGGATAATTTAATTTAAAGCACTCTGGACGTGTGTCTTTTATAACGTGCATCTGTGGCTTGTAAATCCACTTTCGCGTTGCAGTTGCCAGTGTGCCCAAAACAGCATGAAAAATTCGTGACACTGTAGTCTCATGAATGCCAAAAAGTACTGCAATGGCACTGAAAGGCAAACCATGTTTCATCTTGAATAGAAATATTAAAAGCTTGTTCGGAAGGCTTACATCAGTTGTCTTATCCCTCACTTCAGGCAGCAGACCTAACAGCATTGCAAAAACATTGTCGCAAACTCCACAAAGGTCCCTCACTGCCCCGGGTGTCAAAGACACTGTGTCGAAGCCCCCAAAAAAACACACTCTAGCACTTGGCCCCACAGCATGGTGTAGCAGAGATGGAAGTCTCTCCGCTGATGTGGAAGAACACGATGTGGCTGCATCTTCGTGCATCTCTTCTTCCATAGTAGCATGCAACAATTCACCTTGCTGATCATCAGTGGACTCAACCTGAAAGTCACAAGTTACAAATGAGGATCAAAAATGAACAAAGCTCTATGAAAAAGTGAACATACCAGCTCCAAGGTAATACTCTCATCTGTCAGGTCAGGGCATAGTTGCAGCTGATGAGAGGCTCCAGTCGAACTAGCGGTGTCCGATGTGGCTGCATCTTCGTGATGGCACTCTTCTTCCACAGTAGCACGCAACAATTCACCTTGCTGATCATCAGTGGACTCAACCTGAAAGTCACAAGTTACAAATGGGGACCAAAAATGAACAAAGCTCTATGAAAAAGTGAGCATACCAGCTCCAAGCTAATACTCTCATCTGTCAGGTCAGGGCATAGTTGCAGCTGATGAGAGGCTCCAGTCGAACTAGTGGTGTCCTTGACCTGTATATAATGAGATAATGCTGTACTGTAGAATCTCTGAACTACACCAACCATAACTACCAACTTGCCTTTTCTTCTGAGGGCGACTTTGTTTGGTCCCGTGGTCTCTTTTGCCATCTGGTAGGGCAAAACATGGAAATTACACAGCCTTTAACGATATTGCAAGTGCGACTAGAGTGCTGAAACCAATAAACTATGAAATGCATTTTCCTAAAACCAAAGCACAGAGAAACGAAAAAGAGGTAAGTGAAAGGGGCACGGGAAGAAGCAGCAGCGGTGTTTTGAGAGCTCGACACGTATGCTGTGTTTAAAGGAAGAATCTCGccagtattcaagacctcatatCAGCTGCTCTttggatataaaactggaaaatGCATTCGGTAATTTATTTACCACATCATTATCTGTCATACAGCACACACATTCCCCGTGAGGGACTCTAAATTTTTGCTGACTTGAATTCGAATGACGCGTTCTCCGAAGACATTGTACACAAACGTTTCTAGCGCAAGAGCTTTCCAGCTTTCGAATTCAATGCGGACCTAGGGATTTATTCAGGCAGCGATTTTGTTAGCGGCCAGAGCGACGCCCCGCTTATGACAGGGCGATACCAGAGGGCTGTGGAGGGTGCATGATGACTGTATAAAATCGGCAGTTTGTCGACGCCCGTTAACCGGATAAATGAACGCGCCCAGAGCTAATTTCCATCTGCCTCACGAGCGACGGAGACGACTCCGCGCACGCCGCGCGGCACGATATCTCTATTTAATATCACTACAATTGAGCAAAAACCTCAACAACAATACGAAAGTTAAAGAAAAACTCACCGCTGAAAACGCTCTGTCGGGGCCGAAGGGTCGCAAGGAACCGTGCGGCGGTATGCTGACGGAAAAATAGTCGGCACGTATGCAGGGTGCTGCATGATATTGCTCCTTGCATTCCCTGAGAAGTGCCGGCTGCAAATTCTGGTGTTTGAATTTGGTTGCCAAGATTCTCCGTCAGGCCTGTAGAATGAATAAAGCGAATGTTGAAGCCTCACCTTCCATTTTCTTTGCCAAACCTTAGAGTAAACAGCGCACTTACCCAGCGCGCCGAACAGCCTGTATCCAACGCTGCCGCCGCTCTTTTTCGTACGGTCGTGAAGGGAATGTATAAAAGGACACGCTGCTGTCAAAGCCTTCTTGGTTATGACATTTATAAACGCAGCAATATCGCCGGCCTCgaagcttctttttcttcgttttatcATCGCCCACTGCAGCGcggttcacgttagcagccatTTGTGCTTGTTTGTATGCCTGGctgtttccggccgtgcccgacagggcggcgcaccctgtccgcggaaactccagcgcaggttccccataggagctgcaacgcatggcgcttcagccagaatGAGTatggtgggtagtacacggatttgtctaaacttcgttctttcggctccgttcggctccgcgtcgcctgtgtccgctttgtcgcaaaacgaagttgagcaaaTGTCAGCAGctacacttcaccactttaaccttttttatgctcaccaattcaaatctggtcacgaagttaacaacggtccattctttcatccgaaacaaaaccaaaacacaacaataaacaaagccacaagtgcgttcgaagcccgcaagcacgaagactaggcaaatccgtctccatcattcccatggtggctgaacgatcgcagcgccagagtcccctctagttaattttaggaaagtctatggtcgtagcaacggcgcgtgtATTTTTtctgagcctggtggcacacatgtcagcgccccgttataaaggggacgctcacagcatccatccatccatccatccatccatccatccaagagcactgcgaatGGAAACTCTGAaaggtaaaaggcgcgttcatgtcaccTACGTTAtatgtttggtggtagctcagtgggctaaacgccggccagccatcgtcgcggaccgagaggtcatgggttcggctcctgtcgacggaactttttcttgtggttattttctttgccatctgatgccgTTCCTTTtgcatgaaagtcttggtggatccaaGAATAAAACACTTCAGTGTTAAAAGCAGAAGAATGTGTCCATCATGATTGGAGAGGATAGAACCCCTgtttactatgaaggaattttaagtcGCAATGTTGTTCATGCAGTGATTGAAGGCAGATGTTCTATTCGCTGTGACGTCTGCTGTGCACGTTTTTGTATTTTGTAACATATTTCTGTGGTCCCCGCTTGTGTgacgtacaaccggaaataaaaaaaagaccgtggcgcagtggttacagcGCCCATCGCCTATTGTCGCGGGCCGAGAGGACGTCGGTTCGACTCCAGCTTGCGGAActcttttcttatagtttttctttggCATTTGATCGTGCGCATGTTGACGTATTTCCGCGAGGGAAAACCGTCAtgaatgtcttggtggaccccggcataaaagaccGCCGTGTTAAAAAAACACTCCCCAATTATTAGTTCATGTCCAAGTCTGTCCTTATTTTTCGTTGTTGCTTTTGCTCTGCTGCCGTACGTCACACCATGTTAAGCCCTCTCCTGCCCTGTGTTTTCACCTCTACGCGACATATTTGTTAACTTCTGTACACTAGCAAATAAATGTGCTCACAAAAAAGCTGCGTTCATAGACGTTTCTTCACACAATGCAGCTTTTTGCATTATTTTAAAAAACAGTGAGCAGTTTATCAGTACCGCCGTCGACACTCACCCGAAATCGAAACCAGCGACGAACTCAGTCTTACTGTAGTTAGCCGCAGTTTCGACGAAGTGTTTCACTTGCGGTTGGTACGGCTCGGCCAAATCAGAAGCCATCTCGGAGGGCATCTGTTCAAGCATGATGAAGTCGCAAAGGCCATCGTAGGGGTACGTTTTCATCGACGCAACATCCGTGCCGTAGACACACACTAGTGTGTAAGGTGGGATCGGGCGCTCTGTACGTGCGACGTAAACGCAAAGAAATACCACAAATGCTAGCGTTAACACGCGTGAGGTTAACTTGGATGCTTTAAAGAGCTCTACAGTGTTTTTTTAGGAAACGTTGGGGCTTTTGTAGAGACATTATTGGAGAAAATGTGCTTTGAACAAAATCGGATAATCACGCTATTTGTGTCAAGTGTTACATGGCATTCTGCACTTTTTTTACATTTCACAACGACTAGAAAGTTCTGGGCATTGGCGGTGGCCTCATCGCAATTATAAGCGATTAGATCGTTGTCATGAAACGTGGCAGTAGTCACTTTTCGTTCCTTTCTGGGCAATTCTTGATCTCTTGAAGCACAAGCATCCATTAGTAAGCCATGCGCAAGCTTCAAGAGGAAAGTGCAAGTCGCAGTTGTGAAGAGCAAGAGCGGCACTCGGGCTCGGCGGCTTCCGCGAGAGTATTCAGCGGTATTCGCCAACTCAACAGCAGATCTCCCGGGCACTAAAATGTTGTTGCATCGAATGCCGACGGGTAACCACACTCCGATATGTGTGCCGTTGCGAAGATACGCTGAGAGGGAGCGCGCCGTTATCGCAGATCAAGTGCGCGAGATGCTCTCGGCAGGCATAATTAGGCCTTCGTCAAGTCCTGTCGTCCAGGACTTGTCGTGCTCGTGCgaaagaaagacggatccatgCGCTTCTGCCTAGATTACAGGCAGCTCAATAAGTGTACGACGCCCGACACCTATCCATTaccccgcatcgacgacgccattgaTACAGTTCGCCACTGCATATTCTTCTCGTCACTTGACTTACgtgcagggtactggcagattaacgtcgcagaagaagataAAAGCAAGACAGCTTTTCGCACTCCATCAGGCTTATATGAATTCAATCGCATGCCGTTAGGGCTCAGAACGGCCCCCAGCACATTTCAGCGTGCGATGAATTCACTCCTAGGCTCCCTCAAGAACCGAGCCTGCGTggtctacctggatgacatccTGGTCGTCGGCACCACCGAGGACGAACACCTGCGAAATTTAGACGAAGTGCTCCACAGACTCAACGAGGCGGGCTTCCGCTTGAACCGCGACacgtgtcagttcggtctgtcTAAGATAGCATACCTTGGACATAATATTTCTCCTGACGGTATACAGCCACTCCCGGAGCGCGTCGCGGCAAGTGTCAGACTATCCCACACTAACCAGCTTGAAGCAGGTTCAATCATTTATGGGCATGGCGTCGTACTTGCGGAGGTTTATTCCCCACTTCGCTTCGATTGCAGCTCCCCTGAGCGATCTCCTCAAAAAGGGCGTTCAATTTGAATGGGGCGATGCGCAAGACACCGCTTTTCGGACGATAAAGCAGAAGCTCACTCTCTGTCCAGTATTGAGTCACTTTAATGATGACTGGACCACTGAAGTCCACACCGATGCTAGCCAAGTCGGTCTAGGGGTAGTGCTCGTTCAACGCGATTTAGACGGCGTCGAGCACatcgtcgcttatgccagccggaaaCTATCCGATACCGAGCGCCACTATCCCTCCAATGAGCTGGAATGTGTGGCGGTGGTGTGGAGCGTGGACGACAAATTTCGGCACTATCTGTTTGGACGCAGGTTCACCGTCGTAACAGATAATGCTGCGTTAACATGGATGTTTTCCAAGCTGCAGCTCAAGCACAAATTTGCCCGGTGGATTATTACGCTCCAAGAGTACGATTTTGACGTGCGTCATCGCGCTGGGGTCTTGAACAATATCACCGATGCCTTGTCGCGCAACCCTCTCACCCGTGTGGACGGAAGTAGGCAGAATCACATCTACTTCGCTCAAGCAAACATGCCCAAAGCCCAACAAGAGGACAAGGAATTGGCCCCAACCATTGCGTCTGTAACGGGTACAAAAACAAACCCGATGTTTGTAATACGCAATGATGTGCTCTGCCGTCGTCAGTGGCACAAGGACCTCTCGGAAGAACGCTACCTTCTGGCCGTTCCGAAATGTTTGCGTACCGAAATACTACGGGCCATTCATGATGACCCCGAAGCAGGGCACATCGGACAACGAGCCACGCTCCGCAAACtacaagaacgcttctggtggccgaaaatTCAAAGCAATGTGCGCTCTTACGTCGCCAGTTGCGAAAAGTGTCAACAGTTTAGGCGACTGCCAGGGTGCCAGCCAGGACTGTTGACACCTGTTGAGGTACCTGATCAGATATTTCACATGGTAGGCATCGACTACATAGGGCCGCTCCCCGTCACATCTGCTGGAAACCGCTATATTCTTGCGGCTGTGGATTATCTTTCCAAATACGTGGAAGTGGCAGCCGTACCATCCCTTGCCGCTGACCATCTAGTCGGTTTCCTGAAACGAAgatttgaatggaggcatggcttgccaaagAAGTTGATATCTGATCGCGCAACAACATTCCGTAGCCGGCAACTACAAAAGTACCTCTCTAAAGCGGGGGTGCAGCACCATTATGCATCTGCGTTCCATCCCCAGGCAAACGGCCTTATCGAGCGAACCAATCAAACTATTCAGGCAAGATTCGCTCCGTATACTAAATTAGAGAAGAAAGGAGAGGCCGATTGGGATGTTCACCTTCGGGCTGCTGGCTATGCGGTTAACACGGCGGTGCAGACATC includes the following:
- the LOC119372547 gene encoding uncharacterized protein LOC119372547 isoform X2: MAANVNRAAVGDDKTKKKKLRGRRYCCVYKCHNQEGFDSSVSFYTFPSRPYEKERRQRWIQAVRRAGPDGESWQPNSNTRICSRHFSGNARSNIMQHPAYVPTIFPSAYRRTVPCDPSAPTERFQRWQKRPRDQTKSPSEEKVKDTTSSTGASHQLQLCPDLTDESISLELVESTDDQQGELLHATMEEEMHEDAATSCSSTSAERLPSLLHHAVGPSARVCFFGGFDTVSLTPGAVRDLCGVCDNVFAMLLGLLPEVRDKTTDVSLPNKLLIFLFKMKHGLPFSAIAVLFGIHETTVSRIFHAVLGTLATATRKWIYKPQMHVIKDTRPECFKLNYPECTVIVDCTEVRTETPSEVRQQHVLFSTYKNGFTLKFLVAIAPSGFIVFKSKSYGGRCSDTQIVLESGFLDIICQNDVILADKGFPGILAGVVGKSAVLIMPPFSTGSQPFTPQELKQTYNVAQVRVHVERVIQRIKIHGILVNRVPISLIPAMSDIFHMCCVLANLQSSIIQSGGK
- the LOC119372547 gene encoding uncharacterized protein LOC119372547 isoform X1, with translation MAANVNRAAVGDDKTKKKKLRGRRYCCVYKCHNQEGFDSSVSFYTFPSRPYEKERRQRWIQAVRRAGPDGESWQPNSNTRICSRHFSGNARSNIMQHPAYVPTIFPSAYRRTVPCDPSAPTERFQRWQKRPRDQTKSPSEEKVKDTTSSTGASHQLQLCPDLTDESISLELVESTDDQQGELLRATVEEECHHEDAATSDTASSTGASHQLQLCPDLTDESITLELVESTDDQQGELLHATMEEEMHEDAATSCSSTSAERLPSLLHHAVGPSARVCFFGGFDTVSLTPGAVRDLCGVCDNVFAMLLGLLPEVRDKTTDVSLPNKLLIFLFKMKHGLPFSAIAVLFGIHETTVSRIFHAVLGTLATATRKWIYKPQMHVIKDTRPECFKLNYPECTVIVDCTEVRTETPSEVRQQHVLFSTYKNGFTLKFLVAIAPSGFIVFKSKSYGGRCSDTQIVLESGFLDIICQNDVILADKGFPGILAGVVGKSAVLIMPPFSTGSQPFTPQELKQTYNVAQVRVHVERVIQRIKIHGILVNRVPISLIPAMSDIFHMCCVLANLQSSIIQSGGK
- the LOC119372547 gene encoding uncharacterized protein LOC119372547 isoform X3; its protein translation is MAKETTGPNKVALRRKGKLVVMVGVVQRFYSTALSHYIQVKDTTSSTGASHQLQLCPDLTDESISLELVESTDDQQGELLRATVEEECHHEDAATSDTASSTGASHQLQLCPDLTDESITLELVESTDDQQGELLHATMEEEMHEDAATSCSSTSAERLPSLLHHAVGPSARVCFFGGFDTVSLTPGAVRDLCGVCDNVFAMLLGLLPEVRDKTTDVSLPNKLLIFLFKMKHGLPFSAIAVLFGIHETTVSRIFHAVLGTLATATRKWIYKPQMHVIKDTRPECFKLNYPECTVIVDCTEVRTETPSEVRQQHVLFSTYKNGFTLKFLVAIAPSGFIVFKSKSYGGRCSDTQIVLESGFLDIICQNDVILADKGFPGILAGVVGKSAVLIMPPFSTGSQPFTPQELKQTYNVAQVRVHVERVIQRIKIHGILVNRVPISLIPAMSDIFHMCCVLANLQSSIIQSGGK